A stretch of Candidatus Bipolaricaulota bacterium DNA encodes these proteins:
- the infB gene encoding translation initiation factor IF-2, which produces MNVAELARILKVGTRDLLETLPKLGFDLGKKSIKVNDKMAQQIIVAWREYDRKMRQEEQYLKGKDKDAAKDEEPKGEVEIPPVLTVRDFSKILNLPVTGVISELMKNGVMASVNQRIDFDTAAIMAEELGYTPILKDEDAGVELNQDLKLKNIFEKEKESLESRAPVIVVMGHVDHGKTKLLDAIRKTHVMEGEAGGITQHIGAYQVNKKGRQITFIDTPGHEAFTAMRSRGAKIADIAILVIAADDGIKPQTVEAIKIAQEAGLTIVVAINKIDKPGANVEKVKQDLTKYNLLPEEWGGKIIVAPVSAKNNIGIDELLDKILFVADLEADKIRANPSGEFVGSIIESHIDKNMGPVATVLIKNGTLKKGENLSIDGAYFGKVRAMKNYNGKDADLAGPSMPVQIVGFKVAPKVGDIVEAVMDLKKSKRKADYFKLSKQEEFVHMPSQEEDDSTSNVTKLNVVIKADVLGSEEAVIESLQKIENKEIKIDFVQKGLGNITESDVLAAEASGAMLLGFNVRPTAEAELLARDKGVEIKIYKIIYELIDEVKNKLNEIVKPEIVRENLGKMEVLALFKKTDKGQIVGGKVISGKIEAGSSAAVFRKDEFVGLGKISQLQAGKQEVADVPAGQEAGIQFEGQTPIEVGDVLDVYREIEKKKVI; this is translated from the coding sequence ATGAATGTAGCCGAATTGGCCAGAATATTAAAAGTGGGAACCAGAGATCTTTTGGAAACATTGCCGAAGCTTGGTTTTGATTTGGGCAAAAAGTCGATTAAAGTCAATGACAAAATGGCTCAGCAGATCATCGTGGCTTGGCGCGAATATGACAGAAAAATGCGGCAGGAAGAGCAATACCTCAAAGGCAAGGACAAGGACGCGGCCAAGGACGAGGAACCCAAGGGAGAAGTGGAAATTCCGCCGGTTTTAACGGTGCGTGATTTTTCTAAAATTTTGAATTTGCCGGTGACCGGTGTGATTTCGGAATTGATGAAAAACGGAGTCATGGCTTCGGTCAATCAAAGAATAGATTTCGATACGGCGGCCATCATGGCCGAAGAATTGGGCTACACTCCGATTTTAAAAGATGAGGATGCGGGAGTTGAATTGAATCAGGATCTGAAATTGAAAAATATTTTCGAAAAGGAAAAAGAATCGCTCGAAAGTCGGGCGCCCGTAATCGTGGTCATGGGACACGTTGACCACGGCAAAACCAAATTGCTCGACGCCATTCGCAAAACTCACGTGATGGAAGGCGAGGCCGGCGGCATCACTCAGCACATTGGCGCTTATCAGGTTAATAAAAAGGGCAGGCAAATCACTTTTATCGATACGCCCGGTCATGAGGCGTTTACAGCCATGAGATCGAGAGGCGCGAAAATAGCGGACATCGCCATTTTGGTGATCGCCGCGGATGACGGCATTAAACCGCAGACGGTTGAAGCCATAAAAATAGCTCAGGAAGCGGGTTTGACGATCGTGGTCGCCATAAATAAAATAGACAAGCCGGGCGCCAACGTTGAAAAAGTCAAACAGGATTTGACCAAATATAATCTTTTACCCGAAGAATGGGGCGGCAAAATTATTGTCGCGCCGGTTTCGGCCAAAAATAATATCGGCATTGATGAATTGCTCGACAAAATTTTGTTCGTGGCCGACTTGGAAGCGGATAAAATCAGAGCCAATCCGAGCGGTGAATTCGTGGGCAGTATCATTGAGTCGCATATCGATAAAAACATGGGACCCGTGGCCACGGTATTGATTAAAAACGGCACTTTGAAAAAAGGAGAAAATTTATCGATTGACGGAGCGTACTTCGGCAAAGTCAGAGCCATGAAAAATTATAACGGCAAAGATGCGGATTTGGCCGGTCCGTCCATGCCCGTTCAGATCGTTGGTTTCAAAGTCGCTCCCAAAGTCGGAGACATCGTGGAAGCGGTCATGGATTTGAAAAAATCGAAACGCAAAGCGGATTATTTCAAGTTGTCAAAGCAGGAAGAATTCGTGCACATGCCTTCGCAAGAAGAAGATGATTCAACTTCGAACGTCACCAAATTGAACGTGGTGATCAAAGCCGACGTACTGGGCTCGGAGGAAGCGGTTATCGAATCTTTGCAAAAAATTGAGAACAAGGAAATTAAAATAGATTTTGTTCAAAAAGGTTTGGGCAATATTACCGAGTCCGATGTGCTGGCCGCCGAGGCAAGCGGCGCCATGCTTTTGGGATTCAATGTCAGACCCACGGCCGAGGCTGAACTTTTGGCCAGAGACAAAGGCGTGGAAATTAAAATTTATAAAATTATTTACGAATTGATCGATGAGGTTAAAAATAAATTGAATGAAATTGTCAAACCTGAAATAGTCAGGGAAAATTTGGGCAAGATGGAAGTGTTGGCATTGTTCAAAAAGACGGATAAGGGCCAAATCGTCGGCGGCAAAGTGATTTCCGGCAAAATCGAAGCCGGCAGCTCAGCTGCCGTTTTCAGAAAAGATGAATTCGTCGGCTTGGGTAAAATTTCCCAGTTGCAGGCGGGTAAACAAGAGGTTGCGGACGTGCCGGCCGGCCAGGAAGCGGGTATTCAATTTGAAGGTCAAACTCCAATCGAGGTTGGCGATGTGCTGGATGTTTATCGGGAAATAGAGAAAAAGAAAGTTATTTAA
- a CDS encoding helix-turn-helix domain-containing protein, whose amino-acid sequence MQLIQDLQALGLNDKEARVYVSALQLGLATVQDLAESAEINRTTTYNHVRNLIERGMIVSHEKQGKIFFVAEKPENFYKLIEAKEEEIKKQQQVFFDMLPELKALYNISLEKPKIRLFEGLEGLEEMQRDILYSREQVMFGFYCLDLVFDVFPDIYKNYSKLRVKEGIRSKIIYTKKAGQMYFEDDVTRLRERRFVPYDYFPFQSDVTIYGNKIAIASLKNTLHGIIINNAKIAESFKLLFSLAWEGAKKYN is encoded by the coding sequence ATGCAACTGATTCAAGATTTGCAAGCTCTGGGGTTAAATGACAAGGAGGCCAGAGTCTACGTATCCGCTTTGCAGCTCGGACTTGCCACGGTTCAAGATCTGGCCGAAAGCGCGGAAATCAACAGAACCACCACTTATAATCATGTGCGCAATTTGATTGAGCGGGGTATGATTGTTTCCCATGAAAAGCAAGGCAAGATTTTTTTCGTGGCGGAAAAGCCTGAAAATTTTTACAAATTGATTGAGGCCAAAGAAGAAGAAATCAAAAAGCAGCAGCAAGTCTTTTTCGACATGCTGCCCGAGCTGAAGGCCTTGTATAATATTTCTCTGGAAAAACCCAAAATCAGACTTTTTGAAGGACTGGAAGGCTTGGAAGAAATGCAAAGGGACATTTTATACAGTCGCGAGCAAGTCATGTTCGGTTTTTATTGTTTGGATTTAGTCTTCGACGTTTTTCCCGATATTTACAAAAATTATTCCAAGCTCAGAGTTAAAGAAGGCATCAGGTCTAAAATCATTTACACCAAAAAGGCGGGGCAAATGTATTTCGAAGACGATGTCACGCGCCTGCGTGAGCGCAGGTTCGTGCCTTACGATTATTTTCCGTTTCAAAGCGACGTGACCATTTACGGTAATAAAATCGCGATCGCTTCGTTAAAAAACACATTGCACGGTATAATTATAAATAACGCGAAAATTGCGGAAAGCTTCAAACTTCTTTTTTCGCTGGCCTGGGAGGGCGCTAAAAAATATAATTAA
- a CDS encoding GxxExxY protein, translating into MPNDKVIYPELSYQIVGILFDVHNEIGGKVSEKVISRAIASDLDNCHLKYEKEIQVPVFYKGKQIGYYFLDFLIEGKIVLEIKKGFRFANKDFDQIHDYLQSTGLKLGILAIFSDTKVKFRRILNEY; encoded by the coding sequence ATGCCTAATGATAAGGTCATATATCCGGAATTGAGTTATCAAATAGTCGGAATTTTGTTCGACGTGCACAATGAGATTGGAGGCAAAGTGAGCGAGAAAGTTATTTCGCGGGCAATCGCGTCGGATTTGGATAACTGTCATCTCAAGTATGAAAAAGAAATACAGGTCCCCGTTTTCTACAAAGGAAAGCAGATTGGATATTATTTTCTTGATTTCTTAATAGAGGGGAAAATTGTGCTGGAAATAAAAAAGGGCTTTCGATTCGCAAATAAAGATTTTGATCAAATACATGATTATTTGCAGTCAACCGGTTTGAAATTGGGCATCTTGGCGATATTTTCGGACACAAAAGTAAAATTCAGAAGAATACTAAACGAGTATTAA
- a CDS encoding ribonuclease HII: MHYELILQKKGYHFIAGIDEAGRGAWAGPLFVGAVILPLGELKKFKGVGDSKKLTAEKREICAKTIKKYCVAWAIGRVESGEIDSLGLQNAHLLAVERAVLGLGIMPDYVLVDRIAKVKFPMPFENVIKGDDKFISVGAASIMAKVERDAEMSELENKYPNYHFKEHKGYGTGEHMDEIAKFGLCDLHRRLFSPIKEIDKKMQLF, translated from the coding sequence ATGCATTACGAACTAATACTTCAAAAAAAAGGATATCACTTCATCGCCGGCATTGATGAAGCCGGACGAGGGGCCTGGGCGGGCCCCTTGTTTGTCGGCGCCGTGATTTTGCCGCTGGGCGAATTGAAAAAATTCAAAGGCGTCGGGGATTCGAAAAAATTGACCGCGGAAAAAAGAGAAATTTGCGCCAAAACAATAAAAAAATATTGCGTGGCCTGGGCGATCGGCAGGGTCGAGTCCGGTGAAATCGATTCATTGGGACTTCAAAACGCTCATTTGCTGGCGGTCGAAAGAGCGGTATTGGGGCTGGGCATCATGCCCGATTATGTGTTGGTTGACCGCATCGCCAAAGTGAAATTTCCCATGCCTTTTGAAAACGTGATTAAAGGCGATGATAAATTCATTTCCGTGGGCGCGGCTTCGATTATGGCCAAGGTGGAAAGAGACGCTGAAATGAGCGAGCTGGAAAATAAATATCCCAATTATCATTTTAAAGAGCATAAAGGTTATGGCACAGGAGAGCACATGGACGAAATAGCCAAATTCGGCTTGTGCGACCTTCATCGACGCTTGTTTTCCCCGATTAAGGAAATAGATAAAAAAATGCAGTTGTTTTAA
- the trxB gene encoding thioredoxin-disulfide reductase, whose amino-acid sequence MENEQYDVIIIGAGAAGLTAAIYAGRRELKTLVLTKDIGGQAAITDEIENWPGEMSILGPALMEKIKNQAEKWGAKIEFDEVSKIEKTGEFFTVKTGRGEFLGTAVILCFGLSHRRLGIPGEKEFVGKGVSFCATCDGPLFRNKTVAIAGGGNSALDAAEYLARLAEKVYIIIRKDSFSERAETVAADTIAELEKQGKIEMRWNTDVKEIKGDKTVKSIMLENTKSGQVEELPINGIFVEVGMIPQTKAIEGLVDLDERGQIVIDQACQTSAPGIFAAGDVTCSPYKQLVTSAGEGAKAALSAYAYLRKAKGGHEGSLRDYKMKKK is encoded by the coding sequence ATGGAAAACGAACAATACGATGTCATAATAATCGGCGCGGGCGCGGCCGGTCTGACCGCGGCGATTTACGCGGGCAGAAGAGAGCTGAAAACCCTTGTTTTGACCAAAGACATCGGCGGCCAAGCCGCGATTACCGATGAGATTGAAAATTGGCCGGGAGAGATGTCCATTTTGGGCCCGGCGCTGATGGAGAAAATTAAAAACCAGGCTGAAAAATGGGGAGCTAAAATTGAATTTGACGAAGTTTCGAAAATAGAAAAAACCGGAGAATTTTTCACCGTTAAAACCGGCAGAGGAGAATTTTTAGGAACCGCGGTGATCCTGTGTTTTGGTTTGTCTCATCGGCGGCTGGGTATTCCCGGAGAAAAGGAGTTTGTCGGTAAGGGAGTGTCTTTTTGCGCCACCTGCGACGGCCCGCTTTTTCGAAACAAGACGGTGGCCATAGCCGGCGGCGGCAATTCCGCCTTGGACGCGGCCGAATATTTGGCCAGGTTGGCGGAGAAGGTTTACATTATCATCAGAAAGGACAGCTTCAGTGAGCGAGCGGAAACCGTCGCGGCTGACACAATCGCTGAATTGGAAAAACAAGGTAAAATCGAAATGAGATGGAATACGGACGTCAAAGAAATCAAGGGCGATAAAACGGTCAAATCAATCATGCTTGAAAATACCAAGAGCGGCCAAGTCGAAGAACTGCCGATCAATGGAATATTCGTGGAGGTCGGCATGATCCCGCAGACAAAGGCCATTGAAGGTTTGGTTGATTTGGACGAGCGCGGTCAGATTGTCATTGACCAAGCTTGCCAAACCAGCGCGCCCGGCATTTTCGCGGCCGGCGACGTCACCTGCAGTCCATACAAACAACTGGTTACTTCAGCGGGAGAAGGCGCCAAAGCGGCTTTGTCCGCTTACGCTTATTTGCGAAAGGCCAAAGGCGGACATGAGGGATCGTTGAGGGATTATAAGATGAAGAAAAAATAG
- a CDS encoding glycosyltransferase produces MKIALIHDNLVQEGGAEKVLAALCEMFPESPVFTLVHNKNKTQSFWGNKEIRTSFLQKLPFGVSKFQWFLMWMPAATEKHDLSEFDLIISSCSDFAKGVITKPTAKHICYCHTPTRYLWIESQKYVDTLRKNSLVKKFLPIALSKLRLWDRMAADRVDVFVANSNVVAQRIKKYYGQDSRVIFPPVETSKFFISSRPKKYFLAGGRLVPYKRFDLAITAFNRLNMPLKIFGDGSEKKNLMKLAKNNIEFLGKVSDSKKAELFADSKAFINPQEEDFGITSIEAMASGRPVIAFRAGGALDTVIDNETGIFFDRQNWEDLAYRVLSFDEKSFDPETIRAHAQNFDLEIFRNKMKELISSQPLMD; encoded by the coding sequence ATGAAAATAGCGCTTATTCACGACAATTTGGTGCAGGAAGGCGGAGCTGAAAAGGTGCTGGCCGCCTTGTGCGAGATGTTTCCGGAAAGTCCGGTTTTTACCTTGGTACATAATAAAAATAAGACTCAGTCTTTTTGGGGCAATAAAGAAATCAGGACGTCTTTTCTTCAAAAATTGCCTTTTGGCGTCAGCAAATTTCAATGGTTTTTAATGTGGATGCCCGCGGCTACGGAAAAGCACGATTTGAGCGAGTTTGATTTGATCATCTCCAGCTGTTCGGATTTCGCCAAGGGCGTCATTACCAAGCCGACCGCCAAGCACATCTGTTATTGCCACACGCCCACCAGGTATTTGTGGATTGAAAGCCAGAAATACGTGGACACTTTGAGAAAAAATAGCTTGGTGAAAAAATTCCTGCCCATTGCCTTGAGCAAATTGCGCTTATGGGACAGAATGGCCGCTGACAGAGTGGATGTCTTCGTGGCCAATTCCAATGTGGTCGCGCAAAGAATAAAAAAATATTACGGACAAGACAGTCGAGTTATTTTTCCTCCGGTGGAAACCTCCAAATTTTTCATCAGCTCTCGGCCCAAAAAATATTTTTTGGCCGGTGGCCGGTTGGTGCCGTACAAAAGGTTTGACTTGGCCATTACCGCGTTCAATCGACTCAATATGCCGCTGAAAATATTCGGCGACGGTTCGGAAAAAAAGAATTTGATGAAACTGGCCAAAAACAACATTGAATTTTTAGGTAAAGTTTCGGATTCTAAAAAGGCTGAACTTTTCGCGGACAGCAAAGCGTTCATCAATCCGCAGGAAGAAGATTTCGGCATCACCAGCATCGAGGCCATGGCCAGCGGCCGTCCAGTAATCGCTTTTCGAGCCGGCGGCGCGCTCGACACGGTCATTGACAATGAAACCGGAATTTTTTTCGACAGGCAAAATTGGGAAGATCTCGCTTATCGCGTCCTGAGCTTTGACGAAAAATCGTTTGACCCTGAAACGATCAGAGCGCACGCTCAAAATTTCGATTTGGAAATATTCAGGAATAAAATGAAAGAATTGATTTCCAGCCAGCCGCTAATGGATTAA
- the trxA gene encoding thioredoxin, protein MEKHFTDVNFEDEVLKYEGPVLVDFFAEWCGPCKMQGPIIDELEQEMDGKAVKIGKMDVDANPKTAEKYGIMSIPTLMIFVNGEVKETMNGVHNKEDLKGKLQSLLK, encoded by the coding sequence ATGGAAAAACATTTTACTGACGTCAATTTCGAAGATGAAGTTTTGAAATACGAAGGCCCGGTTTTAGTCGATTTTTTCGCTGAATGGTGCGGCCCGTGCAAGATGCAAGGCCCGATAATCGATGAATTGGAACAAGAAATGGATGGCAAGGCCGTTAAAATAGGCAAAATGGACGTGGACGCCAATCCCAAAACCGCGGAAAAATACGGAATTATGAGCATTCCGACTTTGATGATTTTTGTGAACGGCGAAGTCAAAGAAACCATGAACGGAGTGCACAATAAAGAAGATTTAAAAGGTAAATTGCAGAGTTTGCTTAAATAA
- a CDS encoding Glu/Leu/Phe/Val dehydrogenase, whose amino-acid sequence MNAFENAMKQLDNAAQTINLDKDVHEMLKRPQKTIEVNLPVRMDDSSLKFFDGYRVQYNNWRGPYKGGIRYFPQVDLNEVKALSFWMTIKCAVLDIPFGGGKGGVTVDPKKLSEKELESLSRAYIRAIYNDVGPDKDVPAPDVYTTPQIMAWMTDEFSKIKGEATPGVITGKPIEAGGSAGRDTATAQGGYYLLKHFMEMEQREPQNQTVAIQGFGNAGSVMTQLCEKDGLKVVAVSDSQGGIFKADGLDISKVIEHKGKNGSVQNFEGAQNISNEELLELDVQFLIPAALENQITKDNVDRIKAKAILELANGPIAPEADVALFERGIKVIPDVLANAGGVTVSYFEWYQNTHNEKWTREEVFEKLKPKMIDNFTQVIERSEKYQIDYRRAAFVLALERLQESCNMNHEA is encoded by the coding sequence ATGAACGCTTTTGAGAACGCCATGAAGCAGCTCGATAACGCCGCGCAAACGATAAATTTGGACAAAGATGTTCACGAAATGCTGAAAAGACCGCAAAAGACCATTGAGGTGAATTTGCCCGTGAGAATGGATGACAGTTCGTTGAAGTTTTTTGACGGTTATCGCGTGCAATACAATAATTGGCGCGGACCTTACAAAGGCGGCATCAGATATTTTCCACAGGTTGATTTGAATGAAGTGAAAGCTTTGTCTTTTTGGATGACCATAAAATGCGCGGTTTTGGACATACCATTTGGCGGCGGCAAAGGCGGCGTGACCGTTGACCCCAAGAAATTGTCAGAAAAAGAATTGGAAAGTTTAAGCCGAGCATATATAAGAGCGATTTATAATGACGTGGGTCCGGACAAAGACGTGCCCGCGCCCGATGTTTACACCACCCCGCAAATCATGGCTTGGATGACTGATGAATTTTCGAAAATAAAAGGCGAAGCGACTCCCGGTGTAATTACCGGAAAACCCATTGAAGCCGGCGGCTCGGCCGGACGCGACACGGCCACGGCTCAAGGCGGCTATTATCTCTTGAAGCATTTTATGGAAATGGAACAAAGAGAGCCGCAAAATCAGACCGTGGCCATTCAAGGCTTCGGCAATGCCGGTTCGGTCATGACTCAGTTATGCGAAAAAGACGGCTTAAAAGTGGTGGCGGTTTCCGACTCTCAAGGCGGAATTTTCAAAGCCGACGGCTTGGATATTTCAAAAGTCATTGAACATAAAGGGAAAAACGGTTCGGTCCAAAATTTCGAAGGCGCGCAAAATATTTCAAATGAAGAATTGCTTGAACTTGATGTCCAATTTTTAATTCCGGCCGCTTTGGAAAATCAAATCACCAAAGACAATGTCGATAGGATAAAAGCCAAAGCGATTTTGGAATTAGCCAACGGACCGATCGCGCCCGAGGCTGACGTGGCCTTATTCGAAAGAGGCATTAAGGTCATTCCCGATGTCCTGGCCAACGCCGGCGGAGTGACCGTTTCCTATTTCGAATGGTATCAGAACACGCATAATGAAAAATGGACGCGCGAAGAGGTTTTTGAAAAATTGAAACCGAAGATGATTGATAATTTCACGCAAGTTATCGAGCGATCGGAAAAATATCAAATTGATTATAGAAGAGCGGCGTTTGTTTTGGCGCTGGAGAGGCTGCAAGAATCCTGTAACATGAATCATGAAGCATAG
- the leuS gene encoding leucine--tRNA ligase yields MKKYNHQKIEKKWQDLWEEKEVFQALDFDKTDKPKYYCLIEFPYPSGQGLHVGHPRSYTAMDVIVRKKRMEGYNVLFPIGWDAFGLPTENYAIKTGIHPKLATSQNIKRFTQQIKSLGLSFDWSREINTTDPKYYKWTQWIFLKLYENGLAYKKKIAINWCPSCKIGLANEEVIDNKCERCGHQVERRDMEQWLLKITEYADRLIEDLSTVDYPESVRSAQINWIGRSYGAEVDFKIKDSDKKITVFTTRPDTLFGATYVVLSPEHELVSKITAKAQKAKVEKYQLAARKKSDLERTETGKEKTGVFTGAFAINPVNGEELPIWIADYVLANYGTGAIMAVPAHDERDFEFATAYKLPIVEVITGGNITEQAYTGEGELINSDFLNGLTVEEAKDKMIAWLEKNEAGKYAVNYKLRDWVFSRQHYWGEPIPIVFCKKCGEVPIPEKDLPVVLPKVDNYKPTETGESPLANIKEWVNVKCPKCGGPARRETDTMPNWAGSSWYFLRYCDPKNDKAFADPDKLKYWLPVDLYNGGMEHTTLHLLYSRFWHKFLYDIGQVPTAEPYAARRSHGMILGEDGQKMSKSRGNVINPDGIIKEYGADVLRVYEMFMGPYGQAISWSTSGLNGARRFLDRVYNFKAFKNNGHEDDPNTLMLLHQTIKKVTEDIDKMRFNTCVSALMILLNDFEEKKVVSKDTWKKYLILLSPFAPHLAEELWSEMGEKRSICSVAWPEYDKDKIVEEKVKIVVQINGKLKVSFEAEAGISEDEAKEDALGLEKVKQALKDKKIKKTIFVKDRLINFVV; encoded by the coding sequence ATGAAAAAGTATAATCATCAAAAAATCGAAAAAAAATGGCAAGACTTATGGGAAGAAAAAGAGGTCTTTCAGGCTTTGGATTTTGATAAAACCGACAAGCCCAAATATTATTGTCTGATAGAATTTCCTTATCCGTCAGGCCAGGGACTTCACGTGGGTCATCCGAGAAGCTACACGGCCATGGATGTCATTGTCAGAAAGAAAAGAATGGAAGGCTATAATGTTTTATTTCCCATCGGCTGGGACGCTTTTGGTTTGCCCACGGAAAATTACGCCATCAAGACGGGCATTCATCCGAAGCTGGCCACCTCGCAAAACATTAAAAGATTCACTCAGCAAATCAAAAGTCTGGGCTTGAGTTTTGACTGGTCAAGGGAAATAAACACCACCGATCCCAAATATTACAAATGGACGCAGTGGATTTTTTTGAAACTTTACGAAAACGGTTTGGCTTATAAAAAGAAAATAGCCATCAATTGGTGCCCGTCATGCAAAATCGGTTTGGCCAATGAAGAAGTGATAGACAACAAATGCGAGCGTTGCGGCCATCAGGTGGAAAGACGAGACATGGAGCAATGGCTTTTGAAGATCACCGAATACGCCGATCGTTTGATTGAAGATTTGTCCACCGTGGATTATCCCGAGAGCGTCAGATCCGCGCAGATCAATTGGATCGGCAGGAGCTATGGCGCGGAAGTGGATTTTAAAATCAAAGATTCGGATAAGAAAATAACGGTGTTCACGACCAGGCCGGACACGCTTTTCGGCGCCACCTACGTGGTGCTTTCGCCGGAGCATGAATTGGTTTCAAAAATAACGGCCAAGGCTCAAAAAGCCAAGGTCGAAAAATACCAATTGGCGGCCAGAAAGAAATCCGATTTGGAAAGAACCGAAACCGGCAAGGAAAAGACGGGCGTTTTCACCGGCGCTTTTGCCATCAATCCGGTCAATGGAGAAGAATTGCCGATTTGGATCGCCGATTATGTTTTAGCCAATTACGGCACGGGCGCGATCATGGCCGTGCCGGCTCATGATGAGCGGGATTTTGAATTCGCGACCGCTTATAAATTGCCGATTGTGGAAGTGATTACAGGTGGAAATATAACCGAGCAAGCATACACGGGAGAGGGTGAATTAATCAATTCCGACTTTCTAAACGGTCTGACGGTCGAGGAAGCCAAAGACAAAATGATCGCTTGGTTGGAAAAAAACGAGGCCGGCAAGTACGCGGTCAATTATAAATTGAGAGATTGGGTTTTTTCGCGTCAACATTATTGGGGCGAGCCCATCCCGATCGTTTTTTGCAAAAAATGCGGGGAAGTGCCAATCCCGGAAAAAGATTTGCCCGTGGTTTTGCCCAAAGTCGATAATTACAAACCGACTGAGACCGGCGAGTCTCCCTTGGCGAATATTAAAGAATGGGTGAACGTCAAATGTCCGAAATGCGGCGGCCCAGCCAGAAGGGAAACTGACACCATGCCGAATTGGGCGGGCAGTTCCTGGTATTTTTTACGCTATTGCGATCCGAAAAACGATAAAGCTTTTGCCGATCCGGACAAATTGAAATATTGGCTGCCCGTTGATTTGTACAACGGCGGCATGGAGCACACCACTTTGCATTTGCTGTATTCTCGATTTTGGCACAAATTTTTATACGATATTGGCCAAGTGCCGACTGCAGAACCGTACGCGGCGCGTCGCTCGCACGGCATGATTTTGGGCGAAGACGGCCAGAAAATGTCCAAATCCAGGGGCAATGTCATTAATCCTGATGGAATTATCAAAGAATACGGAGCTGATGTTTTGCGCGTTTATGAAATGTTTATGGGGCCGTACGGCCAGGCCATTTCCTGGTCAACCAGCGGTCTTAACGGCGCGCGCCGATTTTTGGATCGGGTCTATAATTTCAAAGCGTTCAAAAACAACGGTCATGAAGATGATCCGAACACTTTGATGCTTTTGCATCAGACCATAAAAAAGGTCACCGAGGACATCGATAAAATGAGATTCAATACTTGCGTTTCCGCTCTGATGATTTTGCTCAATGATTTTGAAGAGAAAAAAGTCGTGTCCAAAGACACTTGGAAAAAATATCTGATTTTGCTCTCGCCGTTCGCCCCTCATCTGGCCGAAGAGCTGTGGAGTGAAATGGGTGAGAAAAGATCGATTTGTTCCGTGGCTTGGCCGGAGTATGACAAGGATAAGATCGTGGAAGAAAAAGTGAAAATCGTGGTTCAGATCAATGGCAAGCTTAAAGTGAGTTTTGAGGCCGAGGCCGGCATCTCCGAAGATGAGGCCAAGGAAGACGCTTTGGGATTGGAAAAGGTCAAGCAGGCGCTTAAAGATAAAAAAATAAAGAAAACGATTTTCGTTAAGGATAGGTTGATCAATTTCGTGGTTTGA